One genomic region from Spodoptera frugiperda isolate SF20-4 chromosome 21, AGI-APGP_CSIRO_Sfru_2.0, whole genome shotgun sequence encodes:
- the LOC118280431 gene encoding lachesin, with product MRVLTMEFKNYVYLSILLCISTCASAQRTPTISHITQEQIRDIGGQVDLDCSVHYAQDFPVIWVKYDRFKTVESIPLSTNAGLIIKDSRFSLRYDDATATFTLSIKDIQENDAGWYQCQVLMSISNKITAEVELQVRRPPIISDNSTRSLVASEGESVQMECYAGGFPPPKISWRRENNAILPTGGSIYRGNILKIAAVHKEDRGTYYCVAENGVGKGARRNINLEVEFAPVVTVPRPRLAQALQYDMDLECHVEAYPPPAITWLKDEVQLSNNQHYRISYFATADEFTDTTIRVITIEKRQYGIFKCKAQNKLGTDEGQVELVESIIPVCPPACGTARYGGAASVSPSLSTILSLFGVYAVYAVRRIANARY from the exons ATGCGTGTTCTCACAATGGAGTTTAAAAATTacgtttatttatcaatattactgTGCATATCAACATGTG CATCAGCTCAGAGGACACCAACTATATCTCATATAACACAGGAGCAGATCAGGGATATCGGAGGCCAGGTGGACTTGGACTGCTCTGTGCACTACGCTCAGGACTTCCCTGTGATATgg GTGAAATACGACCGTTTCAAGACGGTGGAGTCGATCCCGCTGTCCACCAACGCCGGTCTCATCATCAAGGACTCCCGTTTCTCCCTCAGATACGATGACGCTACTGCCACGTTCACGCTTTCC ATCAAAGACATACAAGAGAACGACGCGGGCTGGTACCAGTGCCAGGTGCTGATGTCAATCAGCAACAAGATTACTGCGGAAGTGGAGCTGCAGGTGCGACGCCCGCCCATCATCTCCGACAACTCTACCCGCTCCCTCGTCGCTAGTGAAGGAGAGA GCGTGCAGATGGAATGCTACGCTGGTGGGTTCCCGCCCCCGAAGATCTCTTGGCGTCGTGAGAACAACGCCATCCTGCCTACTGGCGGCTCCATCTACCG AGGCAACATCCTGAAAATCGCGGCCGTACACAAGGAAGACCGCGGTACGTACTACTGCGTGGCTGAGAACGGCGTCGGCAAGGGAGCGAGGAGGAATATCAACTTGGAGGTCGAGTTCGCCCCTGTGGTCACCGTGCCGAGGCCGAGATTGGCTCAG GCTCTCCAATACGACATGGACTTGGAATGCCACGTGGAGGCGTACCCGCCACCAGCCATTACTTGGCTGAAGGATGAAGTGCAACTCTCCAACAACCAGCATTACAG AATCTCGTACTTTGCGACTGCGGACGAGTTCACCGATACTACAATCAGAGTTATCACAATAGAAAAACGACAGTACGGCATTTTCAAGTGCAAGGCACAGAACAAACTTGGTACTGACGAGGGCCAAGTCGAGTTAGTCG AGTCTATAATCCCGGTGTGTCCGCCGGCGTGTGGCACGGCTCGGTACGGCGGCGCGGCCAGTGTGTCGCCGTCCCTGTCTACCATACTGTCCTTGTTTGGCGTATACGCTGTTTACGCTGTAAGACG